aataaatataatttaatttttgaaaaaaattaattatttaacaatCAAGTAAAAAGGAGTAATTTGATAGGATAAATTTGATGAATGTGTATAGCTATGATgtattaataataaaatgattAATAAATTCTAATTAATATCAAGAACTCTTATGATGTATTAATAAGTGAATTTAATCTCATTTGTTCATATTCTTATTGAAGGCAACATAATCTCATTCTTCTTGACGTCAGCAACGACGGCGGATCAGAAAGAGATAGAGCTCTCAAGTTTGTTGAGCGACATGAAAGAGTTCTGCAACAAATATCCAAGAAATTACAAGGTTGAAGAATGGTCTTCACTTTACAAGTTGCATATGAAAGAATCAATGGAGAGGATGAACAATCCGGAGGATCAAATTGTGTATGCATGCAGTAGTTGGTGCAGATTTCCATTTTACGATGCTGATTTTGGGTGGGGAAAGCCTGTATGGATCACTACGCCTATTATTTTGAGTAAGAATTGTGATTATATTGATGGATGCCAAAGATGGTGAGGGAATTGAAGCATTTGTGAGTTTAGAGAAGGAGGAAATGGCCGTGTTTGAGCAAAATGAGGAGCTTCTTTCCTATTGTGAACTCCGAAAGTTAAAGCGATCGAGCATAAGCTTATTTTTGACTGTTggttttttattgtatttatatttgAAGGGTCTTTTTCAATATTCAATGTAATGAATGAGAGATTAGTCTCTTTCCCATTGTGTTTCATTGTCAATTATGATATCTTTTCTTTATATACATGTTGGTGTATTTTACTTATTCATTCAACATCTGCAATTTTGTGACAGTCACCTCAACACACCTTTCTCACTAATATTTTTTAAGaacaaagaagagaagaaatacTTGGATGCAACGACTATTAATCTAAGATTTTAGTGGACATAACTCCAAAATGATAATCCAACCAAGGGCATATGTTAAAAGATACGTTTTGTTTTGAGAATCTTATTCAGTTATATTCATCAAGAAACTAAGCCAAAGAacacattttaaatattttccttttgtCCTTACTTTCTTGACTTCAAACCTACATATAAGCTTTTAGCTTCGCATGCAATAAATCATCATCTTGTTCTTCACAACCTACACAAAAGATGATGGAGCTTCAAATAGTTAGTAAAGAAACCATCAAGCCTTTATCTGCAACCCCACCACAACTCAAAAAACTCCCTCTTAGCCTTTTTGATCAACAAGCCCCTAAAATGTATATACACCTTCTCTATTTCTACTACAACCACGATATCAGCTCCGGCTACAGCCGGCAGCTGCTGAAAGATAGCCTCTCAAAGGCCTTGACTTTTTACTACCCTTTTGCCGGCCGCCTCAGAGACGATGGCAACTCCATCAACTGCAACGACGTGGGTGCAATTGTTTCGGAGGCAAAGCTCCGGTGTCCCATGTCAGAATTTATGAACAACTTCAATTTAGAACGTGAAGAGATTTTGAAGTTGACTCTTTCGGATGACATCAATGGAAAAGACCAAAGATTGAATCCATTGTTGTGTGTTCAGTTGACACAATTTGAATGTGGAGGAGAAGTGATGTATGTGTTATGTTCTCACAAAGTTGCGGATTTGGCGTCGTTAACCAACTTCATAAATGATTGGGTTTTCATTGCTCGTAGCTCCCGCGACGGCAATGATCCACCGACCCTGAATTGTCCTCCTCAATTTAATGGGGCTAGTTTTTTCCCTCCGACGAAGTTGGAAAGCGGCGGGGAATTAAATTCTAGAAcagaaagacaatatgaaaatgGTGTTAGTACGAAGAGATTTGTGTTTAAGAGTTCAAAGATTGCAAGTCTTAAAGGTATGGTTTGTGAGAAAGTGGAGAATCCAACTAGAGTTCAGATTCTCACTGCCTTCATCTACAAAGCTGCCGTTTCAGCAAAGGAATCAGTCACAGgtttgttaattttaattagtttCGATCAACTTTACACTAAAATTATAGGTTAAGTTGATTTTGTTGACGCCATTTAATTTCTCATCTGTTCGTCAAACTTAACAAAGCTTAACTGTAAACGTCTTGTGCCTCATGGGCCTTCTCAAAACTCTCCAACCTCCAATCAGAGCTCACCGTCCATGCTCAACGGCAGATCTCCCCGGACAACAATTCCAGCCACAAAGAGATAGATGACAATTAAGAAATCAACCAAAGCATTTTAAACTGCTTTACTTTTAGTTAACTAAAAAGTTGGGCAGGGGAAACATACTTTTAGCTTCTCTGTCTAGTTTTTATGTGATCCTAAATTCAAAATGTTATCCTATTAGTTCTTTTAAATCGTGGATTTGATTTCCATTTAATTCCTAAAATTCAAAAGattacaattttaattttgcttCGGTCTGGTACCAAAGGCTTTCAAAATTTACATTTTCTAATCTCAAATGTACTCTAAGCACTCACCTTTCAAACTTTCATGTTTGAGGTCTattagttaattttaaaataaattttaaattgtaactatattttaattttaaaatttaacctTATATTATTCTAGATTAATTAATAGATATTGTTTAGTACAAAAAGTTGTAAATCTTAAATTCtagagaaaaaaattgaaataaaacttaaatctcaaaaataaaattataaggTTTGAAActtaaaaatcaaatgaaaactaaatacaaaaaaaaacctttaaatGCAAAGGTAGACCACCTGAAGAGGTTGTTCATTCACACTAAGTAGAGATAATAAATCTAGATTACTTAATATGTTGGAATTGATAAATTTGCATTTGAGTGTCCTGTTTTAGGAGGGAGTTATTTGATAAATGTGCAAACTTTATTAGTGTTTACTAACCGAGCAACCCCTTGAATCggtaatttttttcaaataaacatgcaagaaaaatggatttaatttgttaaaaagATTGAATTATGGAACCTATGTATATGaacatatattatatacatGTAAACTGACATAGATGGA
This region of Cucumis melo cultivar AY chromosome 7, USDA_Cmelo_AY_1.0, whole genome shotgun sequence genomic DNA includes:
- the LOC103494898 gene encoding acyltransferase Pun1-like, with the protein product MELQIVSKETIKPLSATPPQLKKLPLSLFDQQAPKMYIHLLYFYYNHDISSGYSRQLLKDSLSKALTFYYPFAGRLRDDGNSINCNDVGAIVSEAKLRCPMSEFMNNFNLEREEILKLTLSDDINGKDQRLNPLLCVQLTQFECGGEVMYVLCSHKVADLASLTNFINDWVFIARSSRDGNDPPTLNCPPQFNGASFFPPTKLESGGELNSRTERQYENGVSTKRFVFKSSKIASLKGMVCEKVENPTRVQILTAFIYKAAVSAKESVTGLLILISFDQLYTKIIG